In Parachlamydiales bacterium, a single window of DNA contains:
- a CDS encoding Fic family protein yields the protein MKYSIPLLPLSIEIETRSVLKKLTKAHQALAELKGVSGIFPNQSILINTLSLQEAKDSSAIENIITTHDELFQSDIIKKDFTSYAAKEVYSYASALKNGYEKVKKTGLLINNNILEIHETLEASSIGFRKTPGTVLKNDLTDEIVYTPPQEENEIRLFMDNLEKFINDDSLSDVDPLIKMAIIHHQFESIHPFYDGNGRTGRIINILYLVKQNLLDFPILYLSRYINKSKNEYYRLLQAVRETQAWEEWVLYILSGVEQTSNQTVILIQNMRKLMLQYKNTLREKLPKIYSQDLLNNLFRHPYTKVDFVTSELGIHRNTALKYLDEIVNIGLLTKHKIKNENFYLNTALFDLLANSSI from the coding sequence ATGAAGTATTCCATTCCTTTATTACCCCTTTCAATCGAGATTGAGACTAGGAGTGTCTTAAAAAAACTAACTAAGGCGCATCAAGCTCTTGCGGAATTGAAAGGCGTAAGTGGAATTTTTCCTAACCAAAGTATTTTAATTAACACTCTTTCGCTGCAAGAGGCTAAGGATAGTTCTGCTATTGAAAATATCATCACTACACATGATGAGTTATTTCAAAGCGACATCATAAAAAAAGATTTCACTAGCTATGCCGCTAAAGAAGTTTATAGCTACGCTTCTGCATTAAAAAACGGCTATGAAAAGGTAAAGAAAACGGGATTGCTCATTAATAACAATATTTTGGAGATTCATGAGACATTAGAAGCTAGCAGTATTGGATTTCGTAAAACGCCAGGTACCGTTCTAAAAAATGATCTGACGGATGAAATTGTTTATACTCCTCCTCAAGAGGAAAATGAAATCCGTTTATTCATGGATAACTTAGAAAAGTTTATTAATGATGATTCTCTCAGTGATGTAGATCCTTTGATCAAAATGGCAATCATTCATCATCAGTTTGAAAGTATCCACCCCTTTTACGATGGGAATGGAAGGACAGGACGTATCATCAATATACTTTATCTTGTAAAGCAAAACCTTTTGGATTTCCCCATCCTTTATCTTTCTCGTTATATTAATAAAAGTAAGAACGAATATTATCGTTTACTACAGGCCGTTCGTGAAACCCAGGCATGGGAAGAGTGGGTTTTGTATATTCTTAGTGGTGTTGAGCAAACTTCTAACCAAACTGTAATACTCATTCAAAATATGCGTAAGCTCATGCTTCAATATAAGAATACATTACGTGAAAAATTACCAAAAATTTATAGTCAGGATTTATTAAACAACCTTTTCAGACATCCCTATACTAAAGTTGATTTTGTTACATCGGAATTAGGCATTCATCGGAATACTGCTCTAAAATATCTTGATGAGATAGTTAATATTGGTTTACTTACTAAGCATAAGATTAAAAACGAAAATTTTTATCTTAATACAGCTCTTTTCGACTTATTAGCGAATTCTTCCATTTAA